The genomic region AAGATTTATCAATAAAGTAAAGAGTATCCCACATGGAAAGCGAAAAGACAAAACATGAGCTAAGAATATCTAGGAGGGATTTTCTTAAAGTTTCTGCTATAACAGCTGCTGCGGCTGCCGCAGGATATGCCGCTTCAAAGAACTTCGTATTCGATATTTTCTCGCCTCCTGTTAATGATGAACAACTACAGCCAGGATGCACATATTCTTATGTACCCAACATGTGCGGAATTTGTTCATCAGTTTGCGATATACTTGTAAATGTAGAACAGAAAGGTAATTATATAAGAGCTATAGAAATAGATGGAAATCCATTATCAACGCTTAATTACGGAAAACTGTGTGCCAGAGGTAGGAGTGGTACACTAATTACATATAACAAGGATAGATTGAAGAAGCCATTAATAAGGACAGGACCTAAGGGAACATGGGCTTTTAAAGAGGCCGAATGGGATGAGGCAATCCAGTATATATTACAAAAATTTAAAGAATTAAACGTGCAACCTTGGGAAATTGTATTAAGTGGCGGTGCAATACCATGTGCTAACTATAGACCAGAATTCATACCTTTTACATTTGCATCACAAATTCCAACAATAGCTGGAAGCCCTATGCAACCTTGTTTATTTGGCGAACATTTAGGAATGAATTTGACTATTGGTACTTTTGATATTCACGGTGACGAATTAGCTGATGACTTTCATCACTCGTCACTTATTGTAATATGGGGAAATAACGGTAATCCTGCAGGAATTTTTGTTAATAAAGGATCAAGATTAGGTAAAGGCTTGGCTAATGGAGCTTTTGTGATAGTCCTAGATCCTAGACAAAGCGAGGCAGCTTCGAAAGCTGATTTATGGATACCAGTGAAGCCTGGAAGTGACCTTGCAATTGCTATGGGATTAATAAAGTATTTAATAGATAATAATTATTACGACGACTATTTCACAAGATATCATACAAATGCGCCGTTCTTAGTATACCAAGAAAATGGCGTGTATGTTCCATATACTGCAAACTATGAGGACGGAACAGTTCAAGCTTTTTATGTGTATGACGAGATATCTCAAAGTATTGTCCAAGTTCCACCTTACACTAATACTAACATGTATTCAGTCAATGGACAGACAATAAGACCTGCACTCAGAGTTCAGAACTTAACTACTCCTGATGGTAAGCAATTGATTACAGTATTTCAAGCTTTGGAACAAGCAGTCTCTCAATTTACAATAGATTATGTAGCACAAATAGCTGACGTTGATAAGTCATTAATTGAAGAGTTCTACTTCAGAGTCGGCACGATGAGGCCAATAGATTTCGCTACTGGTCAAAAAGGACAAGAAGGATCTTATACAACTATGTGGAGAAAGGCTATAGGTATAATTATGGCCTTAACAGGGAATATTGACGTCAGAGGAGGTTGGGTATATAGCGGTGATCATAGGGAAAACGCAATTCAATTATTCCAAACTTACACATCCATGGTAAATTCAGGCCAAGTAAAGCCTGGAATTTTAATACAGAGACCTCAAGTGCTGATGTCTGTCCCAGTGCTTAATTTACCTGGGCAAATGATGCAATACGTTGCTACTGCACTAGCTTTTTGTAATCCATCGTTCTGGCAGCACGGTCATCCTGGAGTATGGTGCGCTTATAATAGTACATTAACATCTCAAGGTTTAAAACCAGCAGCAGCGTTTGCACTCTTCCCAGATGCTGGAATATATGAAGCAATGCAGGGTCAAGTTCAGTGGAATGGACAGCCTTATAATATTAAGGTTATAATGACTTGCTGCGTAAATCCTGCTAAAAATATGCAAGAATCCAATTGGAAACAAATATTACAGAATGCCTTCGTAGTTATGATTGATATATTCCCAATGGATACTGCATTATATGCTGATGTAATTTTACCAGATGCAACGTATATTGAAAGAGAAGAACCTATAACTGCTAGAGGTGCTACTACGGACTCTGGATATAGGAGGAGATGGCAGGCCATTCCAAGAGTCTATCCTTACACTATTCCAGAATTGGATCTATTCGTCCTTCTATCATATAAACTAGGATTCTTCGAGCAGTACGTCACTTGGATGGCAAACTCTATTGGACTACCGGCAGATCAATTAATACAGGCAATGCAAAATGAAATGATGCCGTTCATTCAATATCTGGAGAAATATGGCACATATCCTAGATGGGGGGAATTTGTAGGAAAAGCTTTTACTGACGTCCAATCTCAAATTATTGCACAAAAGCTTAACACTACTCCAGAAGACGTACTTAATAGACTAAAAACAGAAGGAGTAATAACTGTAAAGACCTTTGAAGATTATGTTCAAAATAACGAAAGGATACCATGGAATATACCTGCTGGCTTACCAACTGGCAGAATAGAAATATACTCAACAATACTATACTATTACGTCATCCAGAACTTTGGCTATGATCCGACCTGGGATCCAATTCTTGCATATATCCCGCCCAACTGGAACGCAGGATATGCCGTAACTCCCGGTCAATTCGTCCAACCTCAGCCCCCATATAATGATCCAACATTTAAGCCGACTCCTCCTGAAATGTTCTATATAGAGTTTAAGATACCTCCAATAGCCTATATTTTCACCACTAATGTGCCCATCTTAGAGGCAATAACTTCAAACAGTTATCATACTAATATTTACCAATTTGCTTGGATTAACAAAGAGACCGCTCAAATGCTGGGAATAAATGAAGGAGATTGGATAGCAATAATAAGCAAATTAAACGGAGCAAAGCTAATAATGAGAGCGCACTTAACTGAATGGATAAGACCGGATACAATAGGTGTTCCAGAACCTTGGGGACAGAATAACCCTGCACTAACTTATTCTACCAGATCTTTAAAGAACTTTGGAAACAAAGGAGTAACTTATATATGGCCACAAAGTTATGATCCTCTTACGGGTCATAGGATGGCTCAGCAATTCACTGTACTTGTGAGGAAAGCTACTCCAGACGAGATAAGTGAGTATACTCAATTAGCACAAGTTCAAACTCAAGATACCATTCCTTCCCAGGAAAACATTCCTGGGAATTATTCAACTTAAGGTGGTGAGAAAAAATGACTGAAAATCCTTATTTGGCTTTTGGAAATAATAGGTCATGCAAAAACTGGGGATTCGTAGTAAGAGTAGACCAGTGCTTAGGTTGTATGGCATGCATGGCTGCATGTGCTGTAGAAAATCAAACACCGTTCTGGGAAGAATTATGGAGAACTCATGTCGAAGACCTAGAAGTAGGAGAATTCCCTAACTCTCAAAGGATGTTCATACCTAGACTATGTATGCAATGCGAAAACCCACCGTGCTATTACGTCTGTCCAACCGGTGCTACTCAAATTGTTGATGGAGGCATAGTCGTTGTTGATGAATACAAATGCATGGGTTGCCTATACTGCGTTGAAGCATGCCCATATGGGGCTAGGTATTTCTACACTTATGACGACATTCAAAAGGCCAAGGAATACTACGGAGATAACTTAATTCACGTAGTTCCACACGTAGATAAGTGTACGTTCTGTTATGGCACTGCTCCTGATGGCACTTATACACCAGCATGTGTAAGGACGTGTGTAGGTGGGGCAAGAGTTTTCGGTTGCTTAGATGATCCTAACAGTGAAGTTTCAGTACTAGTGAATACTGGACAAGCTGTAGTCCTTAATCCTCAACTTAATGTACAACCTAAGGTATTTTATGTTTTTAATAAGCAATCTGGAAGATATGCTCAAGGAGGTGACAACTCTTGAATATTAAATTATGGGCTTGGACAATAGTCTTTATCCTAATAGGCGGGGGTATAATGTTTTATGGAATGAGCTACAATCCCTTAGGATGGTTCCAGGGCTTTGTCAGCTTTACTGAGCCTAACGATGAGCCTATACCTTGGGGACTTCTGGTAATAGGTTATATCTTCTTCGGAGTTATAGGAACTGGCGTCAGCACATATAATTCCCTTTATGAGTTATTTAATAAAAATCACAAGGAGAAAAATCCGTTCGATAAAATAAAGCTTAGGAACGAATGGCTAGCTTTTGCAGTACTAATACCAGGCTGGATAATGGTATTTGCGTCTACATATAAACCAGCTGAAGCACTTTACATTTACTTAAGCTTCAGAGATACTTCGAGAATAGCCTGGAACGGAGTCCTATACGCGTTAGTTGGAATAGGCATAATAGCTGAAATATTAGCATTAATAGGAGAGAAAATAAAAGAAGAAGGGAAAAGAGGATATTTAGATAGGTTCTTAGCATGGTTGTCTAGCAAAACTTCCTTCGAAATTCCGGGATTGCTAAAAATAGTTGTAGATATTGACGCCTTGATTGTAGGTTACGCAATATTAGCTGAATTAATACTTGACGCTAACCTAGGCTCAGTATTTGGCTACTTATCAACTTGGGTATATGAGTTCGGACCATTCATGTCAATACTACTTGTCGTAGCGTCATTCTATGCCGGCATTGCCATGATTTCATTCATTACACCACTATATTCATGGTTAAGAAAACCTTCTGTAGTCTCTCCGCCTTCAGCACAACCAATAGCTACGCATTCCTTAGGAAGTGGTAATGTCGAGCCTCAAGAAGATAATATAATGTTTAAAATACTAGCCAGAGACGGATTATTAGCCACAATAAGCATAGGCTTTCTAGTCCTATGGTGGGTTTGGCTAACTGCAACAAATCAAGAGACGTTCCCGTGGGCTCAATTATTATTAACCGGAAGCTGGAGCCTATACTTCTGGATAGGATTAGTATTGATAGGAATAATAATACCTATTGCACTATACTCAGTAGCGTATAAGAAAGAAAGCAAGGGATGGTTATTCGCTTCCTCAATATTCGCTTTACTTGGCTGGTTTATGTTAATAACTATTGCTGACGTAATTCCTCAAGCAATAAGTTGGTATTATTCAGTGTCTCCTATAACCCCTCCAGGATCTACTTGGGCTTACGAACTAAGAAGTAACTTTAATGGAGTCTCACAATTTACACAGCTACCTTTCGCAATAAGCCAATACGATCTAGTATGGTTTGCAGGCTCTGCACTATTCTTGCTTGGAGTCTACACATTAGGGGTATTATTACTACCGCTGGAAGAGGAAGAAAAACCCAAGCACGTTTGGATATTTAAGTGATAAAAATGTCAACCAATTTTTTATCTACACCTTTAATTAAGGTAAAGGTAGAAGTTTTTTATCATTCTTGCCCTCATAACGTTTCCTCGGGCTTTTACTCTTGTGACCCAGAGGAAATAGCCTCAAAATTGAAAGGAATGAAGGCAGTAGTTATTGTAGGCAAATACGATGAAGAGCACTTAAAACTTTATAAAGAGGCTGCATTAAGAGCCGGTATAAATCCGCTCTTGGTAAGAGTAGTAGATTCAAGTTGGGGAGAAAAAGCTCTTGAAGAGAATAAGAAGATCTTAGAAAACGGATGGGTAGCTGATCTAGCTTTAGTTGAAGAGAAAGGCCTACCATTAAGTAGGAGAGAGCTAATAAGAGGAGAAATAAAGACAGTAAAAGATAGGATAGATAAACCAGTATGGATTTCCGATATGTGTAAACTTTATAGGGCATGTACGCTATGCCAGGATTCTTGTCCTTATAATGCAATAAAAGTTGATAAAAAGAGCGGAGTTTCAATTGATTATACTAAGTGCACTGCTTGTGGGTTGTGTGTTAGCTCATGTCCAATGAGTGCAATACAATTTCCTTCAGTTTCCCAACAGGCAATATTCGAGCTTAGTAAAATTAAGGGAAATAAAATAATTTCTTGTTATAAAGATAAGGGTAACTCTATAAAATTACCTTGTATAGCAATGCTATCTGCGGTAGATTTAGCATTATTGAGATCATCTGGAGAAGTAGAGTTACGCTGTCCAGGTTGTGAATTATCCAAAAATCTTGAGAGTTTAAAGAGAATTGTTACAGATCTGAACGAGGCTGTGGGAGGAATTTCGCTTATTACTCCAGAAGATAAAATAGAAAAGAAGGAAGCAAAGGTAGTGACTATAAGCTCATTCTCGTATTTGGCCAATAAGGCAGAGGCTATGCAAGAAATTATAAAGCAGAATAATTTGCCGGACATAACTTACGATGCGTTCGTTAATGAAAATTCATGCACTATGTGCGAAAGCTGTGCTAAATGGTGTCCGACTAGTGCATTAACTATAGAATACACGGACTCTGGTGAAAAGCTGTCTTTTAACCCAGATAAATGTATAGGCTGTAAAATATGCATAAACGTTTGTCCAGAAGGAGATAATGGTTGTTCTTCAGGAAATAAAGCAATAAAGTTAGTGCCAGCCAAGAAAGTGTCTCACGAGAAAAAGGATTTAATGAAAGATGAGATAGTGAGATGTAAGGTGTGTGGTGCAATTGTCGGGTCTAGAAAAAGCCTTAATTTAGTTAAGAAGATCATGAAAGAGAGAGGGTTGGAGTGCGATGATGAATGGCTTGAGAGATGTCCAACTCATAGGGCAGAGTATTCATTTCAAAAGTTCTTCGGTATGAAAGCTAAATTTAGACCTAGGAGGGGTCCAAATGAAGTGGGAGGAGTTTAAACTATTTTCCTACCTATTTATGGGAGTAAGAT from Acidianus ambivalens harbors:
- a CDS encoding molybdopterin-dependent oxidoreductase; the protein is MESEKTKHELRISRRDFLKVSAITAAAAAAGYAASKNFVFDIFSPPVNDEQLQPGCTYSYVPNMCGICSSVCDILVNVEQKGNYIRAIEIDGNPLSTLNYGKLCARGRSGTLITYNKDRLKKPLIRTGPKGTWAFKEAEWDEAIQYILQKFKELNVQPWEIVLSGGAIPCANYRPEFIPFTFASQIPTIAGSPMQPCLFGEHLGMNLTIGTFDIHGDELADDFHHSSLIVIWGNNGNPAGIFVNKGSRLGKGLANGAFVIVLDPRQSEAASKADLWIPVKPGSDLAIAMGLIKYLIDNNYYDDYFTRYHTNAPFLVYQENGVYVPYTANYEDGTVQAFYVYDEISQSIVQVPPYTNTNMYSVNGQTIRPALRVQNLTTPDGKQLITVFQALEQAVSQFTIDYVAQIADVDKSLIEEFYFRVGTMRPIDFATGQKGQEGSYTTMWRKAIGIIMALTGNIDVRGGWVYSGDHRENAIQLFQTYTSMVNSGQVKPGILIQRPQVLMSVPVLNLPGQMMQYVATALAFCNPSFWQHGHPGVWCAYNSTLTSQGLKPAAAFALFPDAGIYEAMQGQVQWNGQPYNIKVIMTCCVNPAKNMQESNWKQILQNAFVVMIDIFPMDTALYADVILPDATYIEREEPITARGATTDSGYRRRWQAIPRVYPYTIPELDLFVLLSYKLGFFEQYVTWMANSIGLPADQLIQAMQNEMMPFIQYLEKYGTYPRWGEFVGKAFTDVQSQIIAQKLNTTPEDVLNRLKTEGVITVKTFEDYVQNNERIPWNIPAGLPTGRIEIYSTILYYYVIQNFGYDPTWDPILAYIPPNWNAGYAVTPGQFVQPQPPYNDPTFKPTPPEMFYIEFKIPPIAYIFTTNVPILEAITSNSYHTNIYQFAWINKETAQMLGINEGDWIAIISKLNGAKLIMRAHLTEWIRPDTIGVPEPWGQNNPALTYSTRSLKNFGNKGVTYIWPQSYDPLTGHRMAQQFTVLVRKATPDEISEYTQLAQVQTQDTIPSQENIPGNYST
- a CDS encoding 4Fe-4S dicluster domain-containing protein, with product MTENPYLAFGNNRSCKNWGFVVRVDQCLGCMACMAACAVENQTPFWEELWRTHVEDLEVGEFPNSQRMFIPRLCMQCENPPCYYVCPTGATQIVDGGIVVVDEYKCMGCLYCVEACPYGARYFYTYDDIQKAKEYYGDNLIHVVPHVDKCTFCYGTAPDGTYTPACVRTCVGGARVFGCLDDPNSEVSVLVNTGQAVVLNPQLNVQPKVFYVFNKQSGRYAQGGDNS
- the nrfD gene encoding NrfD/PsrC family molybdoenzyme membrane anchor subunit, with protein sequence MNIKLWAWTIVFILIGGGIMFYGMSYNPLGWFQGFVSFTEPNDEPIPWGLLVIGYIFFGVIGTGVSTYNSLYELFNKNHKEKNPFDKIKLRNEWLAFAVLIPGWIMVFASTYKPAEALYIYLSFRDTSRIAWNGVLYALVGIGIIAEILALIGEKIKEEGKRGYLDRFLAWLSSKTSFEIPGLLKIVVDIDALIVGYAILAELILDANLGSVFGYLSTWVYEFGPFMSILLVVASFYAGIAMISFITPLYSWLRKPSVVSPPSAQPIATHSLGSGNVEPQEDNIMFKILARDGLLATISIGFLVLWWVWLTATNQETFPWAQLLLTGSWSLYFWIGLVLIGIIIPIALYSVAYKKESKGWLFASSIFALLGWFMLITIADVIPQAISWYYSVSPITPPGSTWAYELRSNFNGVSQFTQLPFAISQYDLVWFAGSALFLLGVYTLGVLLLPLEEEEKPKHVWIFK
- a CDS encoding 4Fe-4S dicluster-binding protein, translated to MSTNFLSTPLIKVKVEVFYHSCPHNVSSGFYSCDPEEIASKLKGMKAVVIVGKYDEEHLKLYKEAALRAGINPLLVRVVDSSWGEKALEENKKILENGWVADLALVEEKGLPLSRRELIRGEIKTVKDRIDKPVWISDMCKLYRACTLCQDSCPYNAIKVDKKSGVSIDYTKCTACGLCVSSCPMSAIQFPSVSQQAIFELSKIKGNKIISCYKDKGNSIKLPCIAMLSAVDLALLRSSGEVELRCPGCELSKNLESLKRIVTDLNEAVGGISLITPEDKIEKKEAKVVTISSFSYLANKAEAMQEIIKQNNLPDITYDAFVNENSCTMCESCAKWCPTSALTIEYTDSGEKLSFNPDKCIGCKICINVCPEGDNGCSSGNKAIKLVPAKKVSHEKKDLMKDEIVRCKVCGAIVGSRKSLNLVKKIMKERGLECDDEWLERCPTHRAEYSFQKFFGMKAKFRPRRGPNEVGGV